A single Pan troglodytes isolate AG18354 chromosome 19, NHGRI_mPanTro3-v2.0_pri, whole genome shotgun sequence DNA region contains:
- the MINK1 gene encoding misshapen-like kinase 1 isoform X22: MGDPAPARSLDDIDLSALRDPAGIFELVEVVGNGTYGQVYKGRHVKTGQLAAIKVMDVTEDEEEEIKQEINMLKKYSHHRNIATYYGAFIKKSPPGNDDQLWLVMEFCGAGSVTDLVKNTKGNALKEDCIAYICREILRGLAHLHAHKVIHRDIKGQNVLLTENAEVKLVDFGVSAQLDRTVGRRNTFIGTPYWMAPEVIACDENPDATYDYRSDIWSLGITAIEMAEGAPPLCDMHPMRALFLIPRNPPPRLKSKKWSKKFIDFIDTCLIKTYLSRPPTEQLLKFPFIRDQPTERQVRIQLKDHIDRSRKKRGEKEETEYEYSGSEEEDDSHGEEGEPSSIMNVPGESTLRREFLRLQQENKSNSEALKQQQQLQQQQQRDPEAHIKHLLHQRQRRIEEQKEERRRVEEQQRREREQRKLQEKEQQRRLEDMQALRREEERRQAEREQEYKRKQLEEQRQSERLQRQLQQEHAYLKSLQQQQQQQQLQKQQQQQLLPGDRKPLYHYGRGMNPADKPAWAREVEERTRMNKQQNSPLAKSKPGSTGPEPPIPQASPGPPGPLSQTPPMQRPVEPQEGPHKSLQDQPTRNLAAFPASHDPDPAIPAPTATPSARGAVIRQNSDPTSEGPGPSPNPPAWVRPDNEAPPKVPQRTSSIATALNTSGAGGSRPAQAVRARPRSNSAWQIYLQRRAERGTPKPPGPPAQPPGPPNASSNPDLRRSDPGWERSDSVLPASHGHLPQAGSLERNRVGASSKLDSSPVLSPGNKAKPDDHRSRPGRPASYKRAIGEDFVLLKERTLDEAPRPPKKAMDYSSSSEEVESSEEDEEEGEGGPAEGSRDTPGGRDGDTDSVSTMVVHDVEEITGTQPPYGGGTMVVQRTPEEERNLLHADSNGYTNLPDVVQPSHSPTENSKGQSPPSKDGSGDYQSRGLVKAPGKSSFTMFVDLGIYQPGGSGDSIPITALVGGEGTRLDQLQYDVRKGSVVNVNPTNTRAHSETPEIRKYKKRFNSEILCAALWGVNLLVGTENGLMLLDRSGQGKVYGLIGRRRFQQMDVLEGLNLLITISGKRNKLRVYYLSWLRNKILHNDPEVEKKQGWTTVGDMEGCGHYRVVKYERIKFLVIALKSSVEVYAWAPKPYHKFMAFKSFADLPHRPLLVDLTVEEGQRLKVIYGSSAGFHAVDVDSGNSYDIYIPVHIQSQITPHAIIFLPNTDGMEMLLCYEDEGVYVNTYGRIIKDVVLQWGEMPTSVAYICSNQIMGWGEKAIEIRSVETGHLDGVFMHKRAQRLKFLCERNDKVFFASVRSGGSSQVYFMTLNRNCIMNW; this comes from the exons GGTCGGCATGTCAAGACGGGGCAGCTGGCTGCCATCAAGGTCATGGATGTCACGGAG GACGAGGAGGAAGAGATCAAACAGGAGATCAACATGCTGAAAAAGTACTCTCACCACCGCAACATCGCCACCTACTACGGAGCCTTCATCAAGAAGAGCCCCCCAGGAAACGATGACCAGCTCTGG CTGGTGATGGAGTTCTGTGGTGCTGGTTCGGTGACTGACCTGGTAAAGAACACAAAAGGCAACGCCCTGAAGGAGGACTGTATCGCCTATATCTGCAGGGAGATCCTCAGG GGTCTGGCCCATCTCCATGCCCACAAGGTGATCCATCGAGACATCAAGGGGCAGAATGTGCTGCTGACAGAGAATGCTGAGGTCAAGCTAG TGGATTTTGGGGTGAGTGCTCAGCTGGACCGCACCGTGGGCAGACGGAACACTTTCATTGGGACTCCCTACTGGATGGCTCCAGAGGTCATCGCCTGTGATGAGAACCCTGATGCCACCTATGATTACAGG AGTGATATTTGGTCTCTAGGAATCACAGCCATCGAGATGGCAGAGGGAGCCCCCC CTCTGTGTGACATGCACCCCATGCGAGCCCTCTTCCTCATTCCTCGGAACCCTCCGCCCAGGCTCAAGTCCAAGAAGTG GTCTAAGAAGTTCATTGACTTCATTGACACATGTCTCATCAAGACTTACCTGAGCCGCCCACCCACGGAGCAGCTACTGAAGTTTCCCTTCATCCGGGACCAGCCCACGGAGCGGCAGGTCCGCATCCAGCTTAAGGACCACATTGACCGATCCCGGAAGAAGCGGGGTGAGAAAG AGGAGACAGAATATGAGTACAGCGGCAGCGAGGAGGAAGATGACAGCCATGGAGAGGAAGGAGAGCCAAG CTCCATCATGAACGTGCCTGGAGAGTCGACTCTACGCCGGGAGTTTCTCCGGCTCCAGCAGGAAAATAAGAGCAACTCAGAGGCtttaaaacagcagcagcagctgcagcagcagcagcagcgagaCCCCGAGGCACACATCAAACACCTGCTGCACCAGCGGCAGCGGCGCATAGAGGAGCAGAAGGAGGAGCGGCGCCGCGTGGAGGAG CAACAGCGGCGGGAGCGGGAGCAGCGGAAGCTGCAGGAGAAGGAGCAGCAGCGGCGGCTGGAGGACATGCAGGCTCTGCGGCGGGAGGAGGAGCGGCGGCAGGCGGAGCGCGAGCAG GAATACAAGCGGAAGCAGCTGGAGGAGCAGCGGCAGTCAGAACGTCTCCAGAGGcagctgcagcaggagcatgCCTACCTCAAGTCcctgcagcagcagcaacagcagcagcagcttcagaaacagcagcagcagcagctcctgcCTGGGGACAGGAAGCCCCTGTACCATTATGGTCGGGGCATGAATCCCGCTGACAAACCAGCCTGGGCCCGAGAG GTAGAAGAGAGAACAAGGATGAACAAGCAGCAGAACTCTCCCTTGGCCAAGAGCAAGCCAGGCAGCACGGGGCCTGAGCCCCCCATCCCCCAGGCCTCCCCAGGGCCCCCAGGACCCCTTTCCCAGACTCCTCCTATGCAGAGGCCGGTGGAGCCCCAGGAGGGACCGCACAAG TCCCTGCAGGACCAGCCCACCCGAAACCTGGCTGCCTTCCCAGCCTCCCATGACCCCGACCCTGCCATCCCCGCACCCACTGCCACGCCCAGTGCCCGAGGAGCTGTTATCCGCCAGAATTCAGACCCCACCTCTGAAGGACCTGGCCCCAGCCCGAATCCCCCAGCCTGGGTCCGCCCAGATAACGAGGCCCCACCCAAG GTGCCTCAGAGAACCTCATCTATCGCCACTGCCCTTAACACCAGTGGGGCCGGAGGGTCCCGGCCAGCCCAGGCAGTCCGTGCCAG ACCTCGCAGCAACTCCGCCTGGCAAATCTATCTGCAAAGGCGGGCAGAGCGGGGCACCCCAAAGCCTCCAGGGCCCCCTGCTCAGCCCCCTGGCCCGCCCAACGCCTCTAG TAACCCCGACCTCAGGAGGAGCGACCCTGGCTGGGAACGCTCGGACAGCGTCCTTCCAGCCTCTCACGGGCACCTCCCCCAGGCTGGCTCACTGGAGCGGAACCGCGTGGGAG CCTCCTCCAAACTGGACAGCTCCCCTGTGCTCTCCCCTGGGAATAAAGCCAAGCCCGACGACCACCGCTCACGGCCAGGCCGGCCCGCA AGCTATAAGCGAGCAATTGGTGAG GACTTTGTGTTGCTGAAAGAGCGGACTCTGGACGaggcccctcggcctcccaagaaggCCATGGACTACTCGTCGTCCAGCGAGGAGGTGGAAAGCAgtgaggaggacgaggaggaagGCGAAGGCGGGCCAGCAGAGGGGAGCAGAGATACCCCTGGGGGCCG CGATGGGGATACAGACAGCGTCAGCACCATGGTGGTCCACGACGTCGAGGAGATCACCGGGACCCAGCCCCCATACGGGGGCGGCACCATGGTGGTCCAGCGC ACCCCTGAAGAGGAGCGGAACCTGCTGCATGCTGACAGCAATGGGTACACAAACCTGCCTGACGTGGTCCAGCCCAGCCACTCACCCACCGAGAACAGCAAAGGCCAAAGCCCACCCTCGAAGGATGGGAGTGGTGAC TACCAGTCTCGTGGGCTGGTAAAGGCCCCTGGCAAGAGCTCGTTCACGATGTTTGTGGATCTAGGGATCTACCAGCCTGGAGGCAGTGGGGACAGCATCCCCATCACAG CCCTAGTGGGTGGAGAGGGCACTCGGCTCGACCAGCTGCAGTACGACGTGAGGAAGGGTTCTGTGGTCAACGTGAATCCCACCAACACCCGGGCCCACAGTGAGACCCCTGAGATCCGGAAGTACAAGAAGCGATTCAACTCCGAGATCCTCTGTGCAGCCCTTTGGG GGGTCAACCTGCTGGTGGGCACGGAGAACGGGCTGATGTTGCTGGACCGAAGTGGGCAGGGCAAGGTGTATGGACTCATTGGGCGGCGACGCTTCCAGCAGATGGATGTGCTGGAGGGGCTCAACCTGCTCATCACCATCTCAG GGAAAAGGAACAAACTGCGGGTGTATTACCTGTCCTGGCTCCGGAACAAGATTCTGCACAATGACCCAGAAGTGGAGAAGAAGCAGGGCTGGACCACCGTGGGGGACATGGAGGGCTGCGGGCACTACCGTGTCG TGAAATACGAGCGGATTAAGTTCCTGGTCATCGCCCTCAAGAGCTCCGTGGAGGTGTATGCCTGGGCCCCCAAACCCTACCACAAATTCATGGCCTTCAAG TCCTTTGCCGACCTCCCCCACCGCCCTCTGCTGGTCGACCTGACAGTAGAGGAGGGGCAGCGGCTCAAGGTCATCTATGGCTCCAGTGCTGGCTTCCATGCTGTGGATGTCGACTCGGGGAACAGCTATGACATCTACATCCCTGTGCAC ATCCAGAGCCAGATCACACCCCATGCCATCATCTTCCTCCCCAACACCGACGGCATGGAGATGCTGCTGTGCTACGAGGACGAGGGCGTCTACGTCAACACATACGGGCGCATCATTAAGGATGTGGTGCTGCAGTGGGGGGAGATGCCTACTTCTGTGG CCTACATCTGCTCCAACCAGATAATGGGCTGGGGTGAGAAAGCCATTGAGATCCGCTCTGTGGAGACGGGCCACCTCGACGGGGTCTTCATGCACAAACGAGCTCAGAGGCTCAAGTTCCTGTGTGAGCGGAATGACAAG GTGTTTTTTGCCTCAGTCCGCTCTGGGGGCAGCAGCCAAGTTTACTTCATGACTCTGAACCGTAACTGCATCATGAACTGGTGA
- the MINK1 gene encoding misshapen-like kinase 1 isoform X35: MGDPAPARSLDDIDLSALRDPAGIFELVEVVGNGTYGQVYKGRHVKTGQLAAIKVMDVTEDEEEEIKQEINMLKKYSHHRNIATYYGAFIKKSPPGNDDQLWLVMEFCGAGSVTDLVKNTKGNALKEDCIAYICREILRGLAHLHAHKVIHRDIKGQNVLLTENAEVKLVDFGVSAQLDRTVGRRNTFIGTPYWMAPEVIACDENPDATYDYRSDIWSLGITAIEMAEGAPPLCDMHPMRALFLIPRNPPPRLKSKKWSKKFIDFIDTCLIKTYLSRPPTEQLLKFPFIRDQPTERQVRIQLKDHIDRSRKKRGEKEETEYEYSGSEEEDDSHGEEGEPSSIMNVPGESTLRREFLRLQQENKSNSEALKQQQQLQQQQQRDPEAHIKHLLHQRQRRIEEQKEERRRVEEQQRREREQRKLQEKEQQRRLEDMQALRREEERRQAEREQEYKRKQLEEQRQSERLQRQLQQEHAYLKSLQQQQQQQQLQKQQQQQLLPGDRKPLYHYGRGMNPADKPAWAREVEERTRMNKQQNSPLAKSKPGSTGPEPPIPQASPGPPGPLSQTPPMQRPVEPQEGPHKSLQDQPTRNLAAFPASHDPDPAIPAPTATPSARGAVIRQNSDPTSEGPGPSPNPPAWVRPDNEAPPKVPQRTSSIATALNTSGAGGSRPAQAVRASNPDLRRSDPGWERSDSVLPASHGHLPQAGSLERNRVGASSKLDSSPVLSPGNKAKPDDHRSRPGRPASYKRAIGEDFVLLKERTLDEAPRPPKKAMDYSSSSEEVESSEEDEEEGEGGPAEGSRDTPGGRDGDTDSVSTMVVHDVEEITGTQPPYGGGTMVVQRTPEEERNLLHADSNGYTNLPDVVQPSHSPTENSKGQSPPSKDGSGDYQSRGLVKAPGKSSFTMFVDLGIYQPGGSGDSIPITALVGGEGTRLDQLQYDVRKGSVVNVNPTNTRAHSETPEIRKYKKRFNSEILCAALWGVNLLVGTENGLMLLDRSGQGKVYGLIGRRRFQQMDVLEGLNLLITISGKRNKLRVYYLSWLRNKILHNDPEVEKKQGWTTVGDMEGCGHYRVVKYERIKFLVIALKSSVEVYAWAPKPYHKFMAFKSFADLPHRPLLVDLTVEEGQRLKVIYGSSAGFHAVDVDSGNSYDIYIPVHIQSQITPHAIIFLPNTDGMEMLLCYEDEGVYVNTYGRIIKDVVLQWGEMPTSVAYICSNQIMGWGEKAIEIRSVETGHLDGVFMHKRAQRLKFLCERNDKVFFASVRSGGSSQVYFMTLNRNCIMNW, encoded by the exons GGTCGGCATGTCAAGACGGGGCAGCTGGCTGCCATCAAGGTCATGGATGTCACGGAG GACGAGGAGGAAGAGATCAAACAGGAGATCAACATGCTGAAAAAGTACTCTCACCACCGCAACATCGCCACCTACTACGGAGCCTTCATCAAGAAGAGCCCCCCAGGAAACGATGACCAGCTCTGG CTGGTGATGGAGTTCTGTGGTGCTGGTTCGGTGACTGACCTGGTAAAGAACACAAAAGGCAACGCCCTGAAGGAGGACTGTATCGCCTATATCTGCAGGGAGATCCTCAGG GGTCTGGCCCATCTCCATGCCCACAAGGTGATCCATCGAGACATCAAGGGGCAGAATGTGCTGCTGACAGAGAATGCTGAGGTCAAGCTAG TGGATTTTGGGGTGAGTGCTCAGCTGGACCGCACCGTGGGCAGACGGAACACTTTCATTGGGACTCCCTACTGGATGGCTCCAGAGGTCATCGCCTGTGATGAGAACCCTGATGCCACCTATGATTACAGG AGTGATATTTGGTCTCTAGGAATCACAGCCATCGAGATGGCAGAGGGAGCCCCCC CTCTGTGTGACATGCACCCCATGCGAGCCCTCTTCCTCATTCCTCGGAACCCTCCGCCCAGGCTCAAGTCCAAGAAGTG GTCTAAGAAGTTCATTGACTTCATTGACACATGTCTCATCAAGACTTACCTGAGCCGCCCACCCACGGAGCAGCTACTGAAGTTTCCCTTCATCCGGGACCAGCCCACGGAGCGGCAGGTCCGCATCCAGCTTAAGGACCACATTGACCGATCCCGGAAGAAGCGGGGTGAGAAAG AGGAGACAGAATATGAGTACAGCGGCAGCGAGGAGGAAGATGACAGCCATGGAGAGGAAGGAGAGCCAAG CTCCATCATGAACGTGCCTGGAGAGTCGACTCTACGCCGGGAGTTTCTCCGGCTCCAGCAGGAAAATAAGAGCAACTCAGAGGCtttaaaacagcagcagcagctgcagcagcagcagcagcgagaCCCCGAGGCACACATCAAACACCTGCTGCACCAGCGGCAGCGGCGCATAGAGGAGCAGAAGGAGGAGCGGCGCCGCGTGGAGGAG CAACAGCGGCGGGAGCGGGAGCAGCGGAAGCTGCAGGAGAAGGAGCAGCAGCGGCGGCTGGAGGACATGCAGGCTCTGCGGCGGGAGGAGGAGCGGCGGCAGGCGGAGCGCGAGCAG GAATACAAGCGGAAGCAGCTGGAGGAGCAGCGGCAGTCAGAACGTCTCCAGAGGcagctgcagcaggagcatgCCTACCTCAAGTCcctgcagcagcagcaacagcagcagcagcttcagaaacagcagcagcagcagctcctgcCTGGGGACAGGAAGCCCCTGTACCATTATGGTCGGGGCATGAATCCCGCTGACAAACCAGCCTGGGCCCGAGAG GTAGAAGAGAGAACAAGGATGAACAAGCAGCAGAACTCTCCCTTGGCCAAGAGCAAGCCAGGCAGCACGGGGCCTGAGCCCCCCATCCCCCAGGCCTCCCCAGGGCCCCCAGGACCCCTTTCCCAGACTCCTCCTATGCAGAGGCCGGTGGAGCCCCAGGAGGGACCGCACAAG TCCCTGCAGGACCAGCCCACCCGAAACCTGGCTGCCTTCCCAGCCTCCCATGACCCCGACCCTGCCATCCCCGCACCCACTGCCACGCCCAGTGCCCGAGGAGCTGTTATCCGCCAGAATTCAGACCCCACCTCTGAAGGACCTGGCCCCAGCCCGAATCCCCCAGCCTGGGTCCGCCCAGATAACGAGGCCCCACCCAAG GTGCCTCAGAGAACCTCATCTATCGCCACTGCCCTTAACACCAGTGGGGCCGGAGGGTCCCGGCCAGCCCAGGCAGTCCGTGCCAG TAACCCCGACCTCAGGAGGAGCGACCCTGGCTGGGAACGCTCGGACAGCGTCCTTCCAGCCTCTCACGGGCACCTCCCCCAGGCTGGCTCACTGGAGCGGAACCGCGTGGGAG CCTCCTCCAAACTGGACAGCTCCCCTGTGCTCTCCCCTGGGAATAAAGCCAAGCCCGACGACCACCGCTCACGGCCAGGCCGGCCCGCA AGCTATAAGCGAGCAATTGGTGAG GACTTTGTGTTGCTGAAAGAGCGGACTCTGGACGaggcccctcggcctcccaagaaggCCATGGACTACTCGTCGTCCAGCGAGGAGGTGGAAAGCAgtgaggaggacgaggaggaagGCGAAGGCGGGCCAGCAGAGGGGAGCAGAGATACCCCTGGGGGCCG CGATGGGGATACAGACAGCGTCAGCACCATGGTGGTCCACGACGTCGAGGAGATCACCGGGACCCAGCCCCCATACGGGGGCGGCACCATGGTGGTCCAGCGC ACCCCTGAAGAGGAGCGGAACCTGCTGCATGCTGACAGCAATGGGTACACAAACCTGCCTGACGTGGTCCAGCCCAGCCACTCACCCACCGAGAACAGCAAAGGCCAAAGCCCACCCTCGAAGGATGGGAGTGGTGAC TACCAGTCTCGTGGGCTGGTAAAGGCCCCTGGCAAGAGCTCGTTCACGATGTTTGTGGATCTAGGGATCTACCAGCCTGGAGGCAGTGGGGACAGCATCCCCATCACAG CCCTAGTGGGTGGAGAGGGCACTCGGCTCGACCAGCTGCAGTACGACGTGAGGAAGGGTTCTGTGGTCAACGTGAATCCCACCAACACCCGGGCCCACAGTGAGACCCCTGAGATCCGGAAGTACAAGAAGCGATTCAACTCCGAGATCCTCTGTGCAGCCCTTTGGG GGGTCAACCTGCTGGTGGGCACGGAGAACGGGCTGATGTTGCTGGACCGAAGTGGGCAGGGCAAGGTGTATGGACTCATTGGGCGGCGACGCTTCCAGCAGATGGATGTGCTGGAGGGGCTCAACCTGCTCATCACCATCTCAG GGAAAAGGAACAAACTGCGGGTGTATTACCTGTCCTGGCTCCGGAACAAGATTCTGCACAATGACCCAGAAGTGGAGAAGAAGCAGGGCTGGACCACCGTGGGGGACATGGAGGGCTGCGGGCACTACCGTGTCG TGAAATACGAGCGGATTAAGTTCCTGGTCATCGCCCTCAAGAGCTCCGTGGAGGTGTATGCCTGGGCCCCCAAACCCTACCACAAATTCATGGCCTTCAAG TCCTTTGCCGACCTCCCCCACCGCCCTCTGCTGGTCGACCTGACAGTAGAGGAGGGGCAGCGGCTCAAGGTCATCTATGGCTCCAGTGCTGGCTTCCATGCTGTGGATGTCGACTCGGGGAACAGCTATGACATCTACATCCCTGTGCAC ATCCAGAGCCAGATCACACCCCATGCCATCATCTTCCTCCCCAACACCGACGGCATGGAGATGCTGCTGTGCTACGAGGACGAGGGCGTCTACGTCAACACATACGGGCGCATCATTAAGGATGTGGTGCTGCAGTGGGGGGAGATGCCTACTTCTGTGG CCTACATCTGCTCCAACCAGATAATGGGCTGGGGTGAGAAAGCCATTGAGATCCGCTCTGTGGAGACGGGCCACCTCGACGGGGTCTTCATGCACAAACGAGCTCAGAGGCTCAAGTTCCTGTGTGAGCGGAATGACAAG GTGTTTTTTGCCTCAGTCCGCTCTGGGGGCAGCAGCCAAGTTTACTTCATGACTCTGAACCGTAACTGCATCATGAACTGGTGA